TCAAAACCTGTCACTGTGGACTTATTCTGCTCTCATTTGAATGGAAAGATCTTTAACAGTTGAGGCTGGAGGCTTTGCCTGCTCTGAGTGTGTTTAAGTTGCATCTGCAcataaaaacatataaaagtCTTTTATCAGTCTTTAAATGTCGGGATTTTGAACATAATTTTGGTGAGAATGGCATGACTCAAATGTTCAGATATCAGAGGGATACGCATTAGCATTAACATTAACATAGCCCTTCTCTTCTCTTAGAGGCATTCTTGATGAAGaaagggactgaagagccactgCTCTGCACTGAAACTTCAAAATATTACCTTAGTTTTCACTGTAAATATGGAATAAGGATTGAATTGTGgtgaaaaatgattttattactatagaaaaaaaacattttaataacaACAGGTTTCAATACATGTTGAGTTCAACTACTTGTTGAGGGAAGACACAATCTAAGCCCTGTCAGGGAGGGTAGTCCTTCCATACATTGAGAACCGCCCCATTAagctatccatccatcttctatgaCATTTTATCCTGTCCAGGGTGGCAGGGCGATGGAGCCAATCTCAGCTGACTATGAGAGCAGGTTACAGCCTGGACAGGTCATCGGTCCGTTACAGGAAAAACACCGACAGCCACACCTAGGAGCAattcagggtcaccaattaacctcacatgcttGTTACTGGATTGCAGGAGGAAACTACAGAACCCTGAGAAAACCCATGTGCACATGGGGAGAACaagcaaattccacacagaaaggtgtggctggtatttgaacctaCAACCTCCAACTATTGCTTCACTGTATGGCTGCAGCAGGTATAGgagttttcactgtattttgcacaagACAGTATCAGTAAAATTGGTTTCATGTTGAGAtttcagtagtaattgtttggttttgtgaaaatagacattttcatcattttacgCTGTGCCACAACTAAGaagaaacactttaaagtgtaattttaaatgttattatggcactatttaaCCTAAAGCCTTGTTtgcaacaacattttcaagtggaaacagacGACTTTCAATGCATTTTTGGTGCTTGCTGCcactgaaagtgcaactttGTGAATTTGGCTCagaaggtggaactttctgtaaacgctctgactctgtctACATATAAAAGGGGataaacgcaacttttctgaaatgctgcaacTGCGCATGTGCACTACGGCTGGAGTAAATGGTTCTTCTTCACATGCAAGTAGACGGAACATAACAACAACGGCATGCAGCCTGGCATGACTTCAAGTTCATGTTCTCCTGAGACTCCTAACAACAATAACACTGTGTCTCTCCATAAGAATGTCCATGTAGCCTACTTGCCATTGATAACGTTTAGAGTATTTATGCAGTTTCATGACAGACAGCACCCACTGGCGCCCCCACATGAGAActggatcattttcaaaaacattcagTGTAAACAGGAAACCTTAATGAAACGAAAACGCAAAAACAAAGAATGTCCCCTTGAAACGTTgcagaataaacatttaaagctTATTATAACACTATTTCGGGATGAAGATGTATGTGGCCTCTCAACTAAAATGTCGCAGCAGCCATTGCTACGAGTGATTATTACTGAGGACGTAAATGTCTTGAAAACGTCTCTACATCTGAATGCGTTCACCAGCAAAGAGGAGATCCGTGTCACGCACGGCTGTCACAGGAAATCAgcgggctgcagcagcagcagctccccggAGCTCCTACGAGCAGAAACATGCGGACTTGTGGTTCTTACCGTGTGGACGTCCCCTTCCGGACGTCGCACATCATGCACTTGAACGCCTCGGCGCTGTTCCTGAAGGTGCAGACGCTGCAGTCCCAGTACCCATCGTCGGAGAAGGGCTTGGACTGCCGCTTCGGCcttcagacaaaaacaaaacaacaacacaggcACAGCGGCGGGTTTACAAAGGCGATACTCACTCCACAGACTACCAGTGCGTTCAAGAAGACGGTagagaggggaagaaaaaaacggGACACTAAATATTAAGAGCTCCAGAGTCGCGCCGAAGGGAGCCCCCTCCGCTCACACACGGTCGCCCCGCATTAGAAGCAAGCAGCCCGCCGCCATGAGCACTCCGGTGGAAACAGCTTCATCCATTGACCGAGCTCTCTGCTCACCAGTGACCCGTTTAAAGTCTCCACTCAAAAGCCGCCAGCAAAGATTTTACCTCGTCGGGCTCTTCTTGTCTcccatatttttttaaaattgtttttttttactattgaaaaaacaaaaacacccgGCCAAAGCGGACGCGAAAAGGAGCCGCGTTACAGGTGAAAAGGCGCATTTATTCAGCGGCTACTCAGCTGTCGTGGAAAGTCCTGTCGAAGGATGGTCACGTGACGCGGCGTCACCCAATCACTTCCATGTAATCACAACAGCGCTGCGCGTGACAGCGGTCACAGCGCAGCCACAgtgtgaaccaggactgaaactgcagctcctgaaaGAGAGCTCTTTTTAGTAAAGACAGAGAATGTCCTGCCTGCTGCAGGGGAGATCCCACTTGAAATAACTAAGAACACATAAGAAAATGCAGGGCAGAAACTGCAGCTCGTGTTTAAATAGGGCTCATCTTAGCAAAgacatgagagaaaaacagggctgaagctgcagccacagcagggTTTAAAGGGAACTGAAGACAGATCCCACACGCAATGAGTAcacaaaagataaaaacacagttgAAACTGCTCCCACTTCAGGGTTTAAAGAGGAGTCTTCTTAAAAGTGACAGATCCCACATGCAAAAAGTGCACCTCAATTTGAATTTATGAAAACATCACTGAAACTACTCCTATAGCAGGGTAGATCCTACTTGTGATAAGTACACATCAAATACAAACAGGACAGGAACTGCAGCATATGATCCCACATGCAATATCAACAATTACTGAGGGTCATTCTgtctaaaaacacaaattataCAAAAGAATTAACCTCTAAACTTGTGTACTCTAATGCTCCGACAGGTTTTAAGCATAAACCAAGATATCTCTTTAATCAGAACTCTTTTTTCAAATCCAATCCTTAGGTACTAAAAAGCATGAGTCCAGTCTTGTGAGTTTTATACTTAATATTTGGAAATGATTAATTGCAATAATTCCAGTGCAGCATTCAGTACAGTATTCTTATGCATCTTGGCACCCCATCATTTTAATACAGATCTCCCTATTTATATTTCATGTTCAACTCATGTGACTCATTTAAAATTAACAGcaaagtttattttaaaaatcaatttgcCCCAATTTTCCTTCATTCCTAccgtttttttcctccaaaataTCTTCTtggaattaaaaatgtgaaaaaaaaaatcatgctctAAGACCTCATGATATGACACTCAGACGCTCTCTGGTGTTCCTGTCTTTGAACACCCACTCTACTACGTTAGGTAATATTAAGGAAATATATTTCATACAGCTGGAGTTTGCAAATgtattgtattttcttttatttttgaaagtaAGTTGTCCTGTATTTGAATTTATCATTCACTGTCATTATAGTGTGAAACAGTGCCTCCTCTCCAGGAGGGGGCAGCATTACACCTCCCTCCACGGGTCCTGCAGTGAAGACATCAGGGGAGGAAGAGTGTGCAGGAGTGGAAGAGAACCGCGCTGTTTACAGAATttatttatctttgtttttgatttatttccatTGTACTGGCGATTCTGGTCGACTCTCTTGCAACCGGACACCACGATTACGTGCACTGTGGTGAAGCGAGGAATATGTCACTCGTGTTTGGCGTGACGAGACATTAAATTACAACTCGGTGAGTGTTTACAGCTCTTCACATGCCTTCACTCTCATTAGCCATGTTTGCTAACAGCTGTGCTATTACCACATTACAACAGCCGCGTGTCTGCAAGATAAACTCAATATTTTAACATGTGAGTGAAAGTAGTGAGCGATTTGGATGTTTTCACAATCCACGAcgctcttttttttatatacgaATAAAGATTTCTTCTTTCCCCATTAAAGGTCTCCATCCCCATCCCTCGCTTTTGCACCAGCGGAGATTTAACTCTCCCCTGTTGTGTCCATCTATCTGCTGAGATCGCCACTCGACTTAAAGTCATTCCTTCCAAAGTAAGTGAAACGATCTGCGTGATTATAATGCACTGTAAGTTAAAACATATCATCTTTCGAAAAGTGATTTCACCCCAGGTCTAGCTTGTCTTTAAATGGAGTTCAACAGTTGTTGGAAGTGGGAATTTTGCAATGCTGGGACAATTTTCAGAGGTTCACTTCTTGCTACTGTATGTTTCTTTAAAGTCAGCAAAATGCTTGCTACATAGGTATCTTTGCTCCACATTAATAAATAAGAATGGCATGAAtacatgtgaaaacacactaGGCAGGGGGTCTCTGTGGATCAGTGTGTGAAAACAATGAAGCAGATGTTAAGAGGTTGAAGATAAGATATCTCTCCTTTGCAATGCAGATCAGAATACCTCACTAATCCCAGGGGATAGTTATTTGTGACATGAGTGTTCCATGTGAAAGAGGATTGTCCCACCTGTTTATATTAATACACatccttgtaaaaaaaaatgttagtgACACTGAAAATCTGATGGTCACAAAATGTGTTGTATTCAGGAGTGATAAATCTCTGGCTGAGGGTGTTTTTGTGTAttatccctccctccctcttcccgCCTAATCGCCTGAACCCACTTTTGTCTGACTTCTTCGTTCTTTGGAAACGAGTAACAGTTAAGATAAGGCTGCTTCAGCCCTTACGAAAAGCAACCAGGTACGCCACAGCATCgtttgtttttagcttgtgGCATTGGTACCGGAAGCAAAGTTACCCCGTGATTGCGTATTTCCGGCtgaaaaaccaggaagtgtgaaaaaAGGTCTTTAACATCTTAGAGAAGGTGTTGGTCTGCTTACAAACCATCATCCTGAGTAAAACTGCTGCCAGAAGCTCCAcctcaaacacaacagcagacataTGAGCATAGGCCACCCTTGACTCTCTCAGCGTACTCAGTATAGTCTGTGAGATTCGATGTGACCAGAGCCTCATTAGCGGGTAGTCTCAGATATCTGTAGTGTGCATGGCAACACTGTGGCCTTGGAGGTGTAATTATTTCTCCTCACATGCATAACCCATTTCTTAGTGTTTCACGCATTAAGCATGAAATACATGATGAATGTCTTTCCAGAGAGATGAAATTAATCATCTGTGTTTAAACTGTAGGAATCAACTGAACCATCCTGCAAGAATCTACGCAGTTAATGAGTGAACATACCCAGAAAGTCTTGGGTTGATCAAGTAACGGATGGAAAGATAACTGACAGCGTAACCTGTAGTCACACCATATTTACTGAAAAACAATTGTAGTTATAACTGCAGCTCCAAAACAAATACTATTTTTTGGCTGCTGTGGTACATCCAAATCAACTGTTGTTCCACTGAACACTACTTACGCCAAACTATTGTTTCCTTTGATATATCACTGAGCAATGAAAGAtgcgtttacatggcaatgtttgcacacaacacaacacactcaTTGCCTTTACTTTTACCTGTCTCGCCTATCTTTACGTCAGTTTTTGGTGCCTGTTACATTCTGCACACTCTGATCAGCTCTTTCTCAAACTTCCTCATATTAAGAAAATATACTGTATTTGTAACACGAGCTTCTTCTTACTGTCAAAAAACACAGTCATACTGCAGAACTGTCAGATAGTGTAAGTTTAGGTTTATTCTGGTAACGAGGCAGAAGCACTCTTTCTTTAAACTGCCTTAACTGTCTGTTAAACTGTCTCTAATAATTTATTGGTGATTTCACTCAGTGCAGGACATCAAAAGAACcgtttttggtcatttttggcTACAGTGTTtgtcatgtgttgtttttgttttgtgtcatcCTAATTCTGTCATTTCAATGTCTGTTGTTACTTCCTTGATTGTATTATGTTGGGATTATTTCGAAATGAGATGAAGCATCTGAACAAACACAGTGAATAAAGGAAAAGCTTTCCAGCTACTCGGAGAGCCTGTTCTGAAACTTGTCTGTACAGGCCTGCTGAGCCACCAGTATGTCATGAAGTTGACTTGACAGTCTGGGTTTGAAGTCTGTCCACAGAGCAACCACAGCATTTGTAGCAGATGCTTCAGCATAAATTCAGCATTTAAATTTAGTGCCTCCAGCATGTCAGATTTCAGCCATTTGGTGAAAATGTGTGACGCAATGATGGCGGTGGTGCTGCCACTGACTTTTGTTGTGACGTATTGTGCTCATGGCCACATGCGTTTATGCtgaattcatgttttcagtccCATTTAACAAATATACAGCTTGATGACGGCAGCTCTGTCTGGAGACCCTCAAATCTCAGTTTTCAGTCCACTCCCATTCCAGTTCAAGTCAAATCTGTGTGAGAAAATATAGGATGTTACAATTAAGCTGCAAAAATAACTGTGAGAATATTaatgaatgcttttttttttccctccaaattTTTAAGTGGCTTACCGACGTGGTAGAAAATCAATTAGAGACGCATACGAGGAACACTTTCAGCAACCGAATTCAAGAGAGGTAAGGGACGAGTTTTCAATATCTTTTCCTCATTCAGgtcttttttcaaaagtttttgctttaatatgtaatttgtgttattttcttttgaGGTGACGCTTCATCGAGTGGTCAACATCGTAGATAAGAGGGGCCACATGCCGTGGTCCGGACAGGAATATGATGAAGGATATGAAGACGAACAGTGGTACGGCGGGCCCCGGCACTACCAGGACACCAGAGAGTATCACGACGAAGGCGCTTACGCACACAGTGACCGCCAGTACTACGAGGGAAACCAAAGCTTTGGGAATTTTCGCAGAAATTCCCCCCCACAGAGAAATGTAAGACAAGATCGGGATCAGTGATCTGAGATCTGAGACATGTGAAATCTCTGCAGTTTGACAACGGATGAAAGAAGAATCTGAACAAAACGTGCAGTTTATACATCAGTGTcgagcaggggtgtccaaagtgggttctgcatgttttccatgtctctctgcttcaacacacctgaatctcatgaagactCATGGCCACGTTctgcagaaagccagataacgagcctcattgcaatcagctgtgttgaagctgGGAGACATGAAAAACACgcagggctgcagctctccaggaccgactttggacaccctTGACTCAAGTGTGTGTATCAGAGGGGTTTGAGATAATGCCGTGAGAATACAGTTtctatgtattttattttcaggagGGACCGTATCCACAGCCGGCGTACAGCAGAGATGACTTGAGGCATCATTTAAGCGCGAGGTAattgaaaaaacttttttatgagtgtttttcttctgcttggGTGAGAGTTTTCACCACAACCTCTTTGGGTTGTCTGCACAGCGTCTTTGAATTGTGTATGCAACACCTGAttatgaccactagaggtcgGTAGAGTTCTGTCTGTGAAAACCAAACCACATtctgatcttaaaaaaaaaaatcgatcaTCTCAgaacttcatttatttttaagttcCATACTCTGACatagaaacaaatataatgttTCCATTAAAATTGATGCCTTTGCAAATATTATCAAAGAAACGTGGAGTAAGTAAAATATATCAACTCTCGTACTTTAATGAATTACTGAATCTGAACCAAACACTCAAACATTGAAGTCCAGCAGTGATTACAACTACATCAACACGCGCTCCTCTTCCGTTTGCCACTCCGACATACCACCAGTTTCCAGGCCTGAGCCCCCCCACTGCTCGCCAGGAGTCATACCAGGCTAAAGAAGGGGACAAAGGGCACCAGTGTCTACTCACTCAGCCAAAAAAAATCCCGCCCCCGCCTTTTACCCCAccctgagaggaaaaacagctgGACCACTCCCTCCtcagacacccacacacacgtcTCAGAGTCTCGGAGCAGCAGATTTTATGTCTGTACTTATTAttcaaaatggaaaagaaatatTTCATATCTTTTCTAGATATCTTGTAAATCTGGACTCATTGATGCAGTTTTAGAATTGATGAATGCGAGAATAAGAATTTTGATGTAATTTAATGTTGACAGCTGTGTGGCTCTTTAGCCATTAAAAATATAACTTTTGccagttactttttttttatttttagtgtcttttatgtttttctctACAATGATACTGATCTGTTACACTAAACGACATCCTCCTAACCCCACATTTCTTCTTCTGATTCCCTCCTGCTGTGCTCCCTCTAGGACCAACTCCCTtccacactctgaaaaacactgctttGGGTATTAGTCAGGTGTTTGGGAGTGAAACTTGAATTCAGTATTGTGCAGAGGTACAGGCTAAGTTAAtatattcttcttcttttttttttttttgtaattagaCTCCCTCTTTGTGTTGCACTCCCCCACCACCAAACAAAGGCGGCATTCTGTCCTCAACAGAAGTTCGTTTCGGGCACATTTGATGTGACTCACTCCGATATCTGCTGATGCCTTAGAATTTATAGGACCACGCTGTTTAAAAGCCATGATTAACCAAAAGCTTCATGTACAGGACCGTGTTGGTCGTAGAAGTTGGTCGCCTTTTATTATAGGTCAGGAAAGGTTTGACCTGTTCAGTGATACCCGAGTAACTCTTAACCTAAACCAATTAGGTCTGATTTTACTCTGCCACTATGATGAACATGCTTCAGAGAGCAGCCTAAACTGACCATTGAACAACTCCTGTTGCCTTATTCAGTGCTCCTACTAATGACGAGCACTGAAGTCAACTGTTTTCAGTTAATAAATTagaaaatatgaatatttgttgcatttctttCTCATATTTCAGCAATTATGTGTATATGGTTCAGCCAGATTTATTGTGGAAACCAGCCAGAAAGatgcattttgtttgtttctgctgagtCATTTAACCTCAGCAAATGAAGATTTCTTTTCCACCTATACGTCCTCCTGCTCTTAGGTTGTGGTGCCTGAATGGAAAGTCGGTGTTTGGCAAACGGCATGCCGAGTCCTGGCCACTTCAAACGGACCGCCAGCCATAAAAGTTTGAGGCCTTGTTAGACCTGCTTTCTGTTTCAGACGTGGCTCGAGTTCAGCCAGAGGTCACGGCAGCCAGGTGCTTTTTGAGCCGGCTCGCCGTCCGGACCTCAGGGATGTggttcatatttaaaaaatgcattaaactATTGTCATTTAGTAGCTGTATGAGGTctgtcaaaacaaataaaatgctgtgaaatcaCATTACACGGTTAAATAACATCGGGTGCTTTCTAGCCTCGGCTCCATTTTTAGCCCGATTCCCTGCTGGACTCACAACTGAAGACAGATCACAGAAAACGGAGAACAAAATTGGTCCATCTGTCAGCCGACAGTTGCTGGTGCCAAAGTGGAAGATTGTATCTGCTCCACAAATTGATCAGTGTGCCACAGAGTCCCACTGAGTCGTTGTGGGTTTTCGtctttatttcttctgtttccattaCCAGTCGGAACATCCAGGACTTTCTCTTCTTCCAGCGTCACCCATGAAAATAGCGTCTACTCGACATGCTCTTAGAAATGTTGCATTACGCGTTTGCATTTCCTGACTACTACATTTCCttagatttagaaaaaaagaaaatttaaaaatatgctttttctttttctttcaggaaaAGTAGACCAAACTATTTCCGCGGCCGAGGTCGAGGGTCCGGCCCACCTGTCAGACCAGCACACGACAGAAATGCCAAGTAAATACTAAAAAATTCATGTGATTCTGTTATCGTGTGTCTATCGCATTGCGATCATCTCTGGTTCAGTCCTGGTTTTCCAGCAAAACGTCATATTATTTACCACTGTGCTGAATGCTAACGCTAAATTCCTGAAGGTGTGCCGTGCGTCATTATTATTCTTCCTACTTTAACAGAGAGGACCGGGACGACTACAGGAGCCCTCAGTCCGTGGTAATCAAACGCGGCCACTCCCCTGTGAAGAGGGAAGCCCCGGCACCTGCAGCCTCCCGCTCGGCATCGAGCTCCAACAGAAGCGCCTCCTCTGAGAGGGAGAAAGGACACAGCcaccagcagaagcagcagaagcgTAAGGCTCAAGTCCTCTGCAGATAGCTAAACTGTTAAGACTCGCCGTTACCTGATGACAGGAGTAGAAGAAAATTCTCCGAGAGGTTTTGTGCAGTCATTTCTAGAAGGTTCAGTGATCAGCTTGTAAGCAAATTAACAGTGCTGTCGAGAAAAAACTTTCACTccacttttaatttttaaatgtattgtCCAGACGTTGCAGTAATGGACTTGACCATTTGACCTGGTGACCCCGTGGATAGCGTGACATCCAATAAGAGAGCAGCGCTCTGAACTACCTGACACTCTGCGATTCGCCAcagaatgaaaagaagaaaaaaaaagaatctaagGTCTTTAGATTCGGCATGCAAAGTTGTGAATTCCCCCTCATCTAATAGAAAATTTGTGTGAAATGGCAACAGAGGAAATCATTAACCCCTCTCTACAGAGACACATGTGACCCCAGTGTGGCGAAAGGAATTAAGCCATTCCAGGTGAAGCATCTGTTTTCAGAAGAGGTGTGTAATGTGAGGGGTCAGGGTGTGCTCAGACATGTTAGGATgttgatgacacacacacacacacacacacacacacacacacacagtggagtgGCTGGGGAAAAGGATACTCTTGGTTTATTGGAGTGGTTTGGCGTTGCATTCAGAACCCAACATTTTCTCCAGTGGGAGAGTTGTTAATAATGACGTCTTCCAAATGAATTTGGGTTTGTCCGTTTTTATATTTTGCGACTTTCATTACAAACGCTCGTTTTAAAGTGATCTGGCGTCAAGACGATCATTAATTTAGGGGGGAAAGCTGTGAACAATAATTCCTTGTCGTCCTTTGATTTGTGAAATGAAGAAGCATGTTGAAGTGTTGAAAGCATAGCTCCGTGTTGCACCGCCCtttgaaaatgcaataaaacagcGAGAAAACAGTCGTAGCTCCCACCTCCACTCCCATCTGGGATACTAATTAGAACAGCAGAGCGTAGTTCACAGTGACGGGGTTGTGATGACGGGCCATGTATTGCACACAGATTTCAATGTATCTTGAAAATGACTTGTCGATGCTGACTCGCAGTgagttgggtttttttattctttagtTTTAAGAACATACACATTAGCTTGCACAATTTATCATAAATAGTGGCAACAATGTGGTGTCTTCACTTCAATAACAAATGCATGAGATAAAAGACAACAGCAATAATGAACAGTCTCATTTTGATGGATTAGCTGTaagtatgcgtgtgtgtgtgcgtgtgtacacTTGCAATATGTTGAAATGAAGAGATAGTGGTAGAGTTTGAATGGCCAGGTTCCAGCTTTTGattattacttttttcatgACTTTCTGGAATGTTTTTTGTTCCACCTAGAAAAGTTCCCACACTTTCTCCATACAGAAACTAAATGTCGGGAGGTCCAGTTTTAGCCTCTTGATTTTGATGTATTTGAGCATCACTCTTATCAGAAAtcctaaaacacatttctggcTCTGCTGTCAATACCTGCAGGTATCAGGTATCTATTATCTGACAACTGTGAGGTCTTTGCACCTTCATATACAAGGACAATAAGATTCTGAGGCTCTCTGTATGAGATTCTATATTGCATATTTTTTGGGTGATTTATCCTTATTTGTGgttatttgtttattattttattggGCTACATGTctgatctgttttatttattttttgtaatgaatATATGTTGACACAGTATTTCAGTTGTACTGTGTCTTGCATTTCCAGTAGTAACTGACAATCAAACTGACTTTGAATGTAACTTAACTTGATATTTTTAACGTGTTACTTGATCATTTTTACAGATGCTTGTATTTTTGGACAGATTTTTATGCAACACTGCAACAGACTCTTAAGTCTTCTCTGCTATTGATAACTATTATTAGAATGGTTACTGCATTTTAAGTTGTTGGCttcatctttttctgtttgtagtCCATAACATTAATGGCATCCACAAACTCCCTCTCCTTGTGTTTAAAAGTGATATGCTGTCTGTCAGCAAAGCAAACATCATTTTGGACTCCTGGTCTGCATTTTCTAGATTCAGTGAAAGCAGCCTTGGTCTTGCAAGGTTAGCTCATGACAGAAATCAAGCTCTTGTTATAGCTGAGTTGTCCTTgttctgtcttctttctgctgcctCTCCTACATTGTGCGTCTTGTGCAAATACTGACACTTGCATTTGCTCACCTCAACACTAGGGACTACTAGTTCAAATGTTGCACAAGTCTCCCAACTTGATAGTTTTCATCAGTTCTGTGAATGTTGGACCATGAGTCTACCAAAGATACATTTGTtgaatattttgttgttttggacATGAGAGTAGAGTTATAGTTACCAaagcactcacacactcactcactcactctcatGCACATTTTCCGGACTGTAAGTTGCAAGTTTTCTCAGAGTTTGGCTGGTCCTGTGACTGTCAGATCAAAAATGTATCTAGTTTAACCTGTACTGACTGGCGTAAACCAACGTGTAAACATTACCTTCTACAGCCACAAGAGGGCGCTCTGGGCTTGTGACGACTATGAATTGCTGCTTagcaataattaaaaaaaagacctgaaacTTATTAATTTTAAGACAGCAAGTAACACTGAGCATGTGGCGCGTATGCACACTgcttttaatctcttttccacCGTCACGAAAGTTGAGATTGCCCCGTCCAGTTAGCAGGTGGCTAACGAGCTgggtcagctgttagcttgttagctttaGCCGTCAGCTTCAGTCAGTCAGCGAGCTGTGCTTCATCCTACAGAAGAGTCCCGatgcttcatcttcctcctcagttGTTTAGAAGCGACACGTAAGAATGCAGTGATTTTGAAGGAGACAGGGAGCTTGGTGAGCCTGCTTGGACTTCCTTGTTATGCTAAATTCGCCTGTTCAGTCCCACACGAATGTTTTTAATGCTGTTGTGTCTCTGAAGCTAACGCAGCGGCGCCTATTAaacctgttggtgtgtgtgtgctgttgggTAGTGGATTGACTTGCCTTTTTTGGTCTTGGATTTTGTGAAATTAATTTCTAAACAAATGCCACAAGTTTTggagctccaaaatccaaatgtggatgaggagtgggctggtttacgaggctaacaagttatagtgcagTGCGACCTATGATAGCAGTATGACTCTTAGCTCTTTTAGAATGATTACACATAGTGTAAGGCCACAGCTGACGGTAAACATTTTGGACCACTATAACGGCGTGTTCGGTACCATATAATGATATTCACGCACAAAATGCCACCAACAACTACAGCTGCCTCGATTGTGGACTTGAATCGCACCCTTTCTcccggccgccatcttggaacaTGTGCGTCCTGGGCA
Above is a window of Salarias fasciatus chromosome 7, fSalaFa1.1, whole genome shotgun sequence DNA encoding:
- the LOC115392482 gene encoding periphilin-1 — encoded protein: MAYRRGRKSIRDAYEEHFQQPNSREVTLHRVVNIVDKRGHMPWSGQEYDEGYEDEQWYGGPRHYQDTREYHDEGAYAHSDRQYYEGNQSFGNFRRNSPPQRNEGPYPQPAYSRDDLRHHLSARKSRPNYFRGRGRGSGPPVRPAHDRNAKEDRDDYRSPQSVVIKRGHSPVKREAPAPAASRSASSSNRSASSEREKGHSHQQKQQKHKPSAVARQSSSSSVEESPQTSVASKEQPSASVAEPEEEATASMEPKLTPEEDFKARRSEAIRAKALEIEKHYRQDCETFRTVVKMLVAKEPSLDNLLQTALDENLMELQQRCLDTLRSFVADLDKI